Proteins encoded by one window of Juglans regia cultivar Chandler chromosome 15, Walnut 2.0, whole genome shotgun sequence:
- the LOC118344708 gene encoding disease resistance protein RPV1-like → MAFQGASTSSLSSFTRWWTYDVFLSFRGEDTRQNFTAHLLQALDRKKINTYIDYKLRRGEEISEELLKAIESSRISIVVLSKNYASSTWCLDELMKILECRKTKQQKVLPVFYGVNPIEVRHQRESFGKALAKLKERFKDESKVERWKATLTEVAGLSGFTLGDRYTTSTPLYAFI, encoded by the coding sequence ATGGCCTTTCAAGGTGCTTCTACCTCTTCCCTTTCTTCCTTCACTCGTTGGTGGACTTATGATGTATTCTTGAGTTTTAGGGGTGAAGATACTCGTCAAAATTTCACTGCCCATCTCCTTCAAGCATTGGAtcgaaagaaaataaacacatacATAGATTACAAGCTTCGAAGAGGGGAGGAAATCTCAGAAGAACTTCTCAAAGCTATTGAGAGCTCAAGGATCTCAATTGTCGTCCTCTCAAAAAACTATGCATCATCCACATGGTGTTTGGATGAGTTGATGAAGATCCTAGAGTGTAGAAAAACGAAGCAACAAAAAGTACTACCGGTGTTTTACGGTGTAAATCCAATAGAAGTGCGACATCAGAGAGAGAGTTTCGGAAAAGCATTGGCTAAACTTAAAGAGAGGTTCAAGGATGAGTCAAAGGTGGAGAGGTGGAAAGCAACCCTAACAGAAGTGGCCGGTTTGTCTGGATTCACTTTAGGAGATAGGTATACTACTTCTACTCCCTTGTATGccttcatttaa
- the LOC118344709 gene encoding TMV resistance protein N-like, whose amino-acid sequence MESRVRDIHDILLRVGVNDTRILGIYGTGGIGKTNLSKEIYNTFTDQFENCCFLANVRETSKSEYGLIQLQFTLLCEILGDWSLKVRNEDEGMGLIKKMLWSKRVLLVLDDLDQSVKVETLLGGCDWFGLGSLIIITTRDENLLTSNNVHLRYKVEELDRDEALQLFCWNAFKNKNPSHDFVEITKNVLHYVGGLPLALTVLGSDLYSRDIHYWISALEKYKKIPPKDILKKLRISYDGLDESEKSIFLDIACFFTGEEEEYVTKVLDGCGFFPNCGMKVLVDKSLITISEWGRLIMHDLLKDMGREIVRQESPEEPEKRSRLWFHEDVRHVLEETKGTNKIQGILIEFPKQDWIDLNPETFSAMKRLRIFINRNARFSREPNYLSNELRILDWRSYPGYSFPQNFNGEKLVVLKMYESLFKELGDGLKSFQNLKIMRFSKCKFLTKIPDMSGLHTLEDLNIEYCNNLVEVHQSIGFLDKLVNLSIVNCHSLTRFPKSLKLRSLKHLRLSCCGRLEKFPEIDSEMKRLTFVSLEDMTAIEELPSSIGNLTSLEYLVINGCYKLSWHLLNSISQLQHLCGLSFSCWSHETQSPFIPSSIYIAFPDLESLSLSTRTLSKIDHFSLSIGRYSTLKTLNICESNNVILPKWLKRFVGLRELELSYCEQLKEISELPPNIEILDARGCRSLEIFPEVSKKFEFNTSSLRNLRLVNLSGCHNMVVNPIRFEENLEDQDADCSLTFSGNKIPDWDYHCKLEIPNSYVCDGINVNLVYSDEIKGFIACAAVQSDPSQGFSITNPMHVKIYYNGVYQYDKYITCFTWDSDDLLLYYHKLDHVEHFKSVGGILQLKFQIRGRVLIRSFGIRVVRKQKETNTLQDVTSWSPCVNIQPSSETRIIELYPESNEENPNVVLELGAPFSREA is encoded by the exons ATGGAGTCTAGAGTACGTGACATCCATGATATACTTCTACGTGTGGGAGTGAATGATACACGCATTCTAGGGATCTATGGAACTGGAGGAATTGGTAAGACAAATCTGTCTAAAGAAATCTACAACACATTTACTGACCAGTTTGAAAATTGTTGCTTTCTTGCAAACGTGAGAGAAACTTCAAAGAGTGAGTATGGTTTAATTCAATTGCAATTTACACTTCTTTGCGAGATCCTCGGTGACTGGAGTTTGAAGGTTAGAAATGAAGATGAAGGAATGggtctcataaaaaaaatgctttggaGTAAAAGGGTTCTTTTAGTTCTTGACGACTTGGATCAATCAGTCAAAGTTGAAACCCTACTTGGAGGATGTGATTGGTTTGGTTTAGGAAgtttaatcattataacaacTAGGGATGAAAATTTATTAACTAGTAATAATGTTCATTTACGATATAAGGTGGAGGAATTGGATCGTGACGAAGCTCTTCAACTTTTTTGTTGGAATgccttcaaaaataaaaatcctagCCATGATTTTGTAGAAATCACAAAAAATGTACTCCATTACGTTGGGGGCCTTCCGTTGGCCTTAACGGTGCTAGGCTCGGATCTATATAGTAGGGACATTCATTATTGGATAAGTGCTTtagaaaagtacaaaaaaattccTCCCAAAGATATTCTTAAAAAGCTTAGAATAAGTTATGATGGCTTGGATGAAAGTGAGAAGAGTATTTTCTTGGATATTGCATGTTTCTTTACAGGTGAGGAAGAAGAATATGTTACTAAAGTACTTGATGGTTGTGGTTTCTTTCCTAATTGTGGTATGAAAGTTCTTGTGGATAAGTCTCTCATTACCATTAGTGAGTGGGGCAGATTAATCATGCATGACTTACTCAAAGATATGGGTAGAGAAATTGTTCGTCAAGAATCACCCGAAGAACCTGAGAAACGTAGTAGGTTGTGGTTTCATGAAGACGTTCGTCATGTACTTGAAGAAACTAAG GGAACAAACAAGATTCAAGGCATATTGATAGAGTTTCCAAAACAAGACTGGATAGATTTGAATCCTGAGACTTTCTCGGCGATGAAAAGGCTCAGGATATTTATAAATCGCAATGCACGTTTTTCAAGAGAGCCTAATTATCTCTCCAACGAATTAAGAATACTTGATTGGCGTAGTTATCCTGGTTATTCTTTCCCGCAAAACTTTAATGGAGAGAAACTCGTCGTTTTAAAAATGTATGAAAGCTTGTTCAAAGAATTGGGAGACGGATTGAAG AGTTTccagaatttgaaaattatgagaTTCTCTAAATGTAAATTCCTAACAAAGATTCCTGATATGTCAGGACTCCATACTCTAGAGGATTTGAACATTGAGTATTGCAATAACTTAGTTGAGGTACATCAATCTATTGGCTTCCTTGATAAACTCGTCAACTTGTCAATTGTCAATTGCCATAGCCTTACTAGATTTCCAAAATCACTCAAGTTGAGATCTCTAAAACACCTTCGTCTTTCTTGTTGCGGAAGGCTGGAGAAGTTTCCTGAAATTGACAGTGAAATGAAACGTTTGACATTTGTTTCACTAGAGGACATGACTGCTATAGAAGAATTGCCTTCATCTATTGGGAATCTTACTAGCCTTGAGTATTTAGTTATAAACGGATGCTACAAATTAAGCTGGCATCTCCTTAACAGCATTTCTCAGTTGCAACATCTATGTGGGCTTAGTTTCAGTTGCTGGTCACATGAAACGCAAAGTCCCTTTATACCCTCCTCAATATATATAGCGTTTCCGGACCTGGAATCTTTGTCTCTTTCCACACGGACACTATCAAAAATAGATCATTTTAGTCTGTCAATTGGTCGCTATTCCACATTGAAAACTTTAAATATATGTGAAAGCAATAATGTTATCCTTCCTAAGTGGCTCAAAAGATTTGTTGGATTACGGGAGCTTGAGTTGTCATATTGCGAACAACTTAAGGAAATCTCAGAACTTCCTCCAAATATAGAAATCCTAGACGCTCGTGGATGCAGGTCATTGGAGATTTTTCCTGAGGTATCAAAGAAGTTTGAATTCAATACAAGCAGCTTACGTAACCTACGTTTGGTTAACTTGAGTGGATGCCATAACATGGTTGTAAATCCAATACGGTTtgag GAAAATCTAGAGGACCAGGATGCAGATTGTAGCCTTACATTTTCGGGAAATAAGATTCCAGATTGGGACTACCATTGCAAGCTAGAGATTCCAAATAGTTATGTATGTGATGGGATAAATGTTAATTTGGTGTATTCAGATGAGATTAAAGGATTCATCGCATGTGCTGCTGTTCAGTCCGATCCCTCCCAAGGGTTTTCCATCACTAATCCTATGCATGTCAAGATATACTATAATGGTGTATATCAGTATGAcaagtatataacatgttttACATGGGACTCTGATGATTTATTGTTGTATTACCACAAACTAGATCATGTAGAGCATTTCAAATCAGTGGGAGGAATTCTGCAACTTAAGTTTCAAATCAGAGGTAGAGTTCTAATTAGAAGTTTTGGAATTCGTGTGGTACGCAAGCAGAAGGAGACCAATACATTGCAAGATGTTACAAGTTGGAGTCCCTGTGTTAACATCCAGCCTTCTTCAGAAACAAGAATTATTGAATTATATCCAGAAAGCAACGAGGAGAATCCAAATGTAGTTTTGGAACTTGGGGCTCCGTTTAGTAGAGAAGCATGA
- the LOC108993141 gene encoding signal recognition particle receptor subunit alpha homolog isoform X1 produces MFLSIAGKANLEKSDLEPALKALKDRLMKKNVAEEITEKLSESVAASLEGKKLASFTRISSTVQIAMEEALVHILTPRRSIDILRDVHATREQKEALYVVVFISVDGVGKSTNLAKVAYWLLQHEINVMMAACDTFRSGAVEQLRTHARRLQVEHLILQPITRLSGFFTQRGFVC; encoded by the exons ATGTTCCTAAG TATTGCGGGCAAAGCAAATCTGGAGAAGTCGGACCTGGAACCAGCTTTGAAAGCTCTCAAGGATAGGCTTATGAAGAAGAATGTG GCCGAGGAGATAACTGAGAAACTCTCTGAATCAGTGGCAGCGAGTCTTGAAGGGAAAAAGTTGGCTTCGTTTACAAGGATATCTTCAACCGTGCAG ATAGCAATGGAAGAAGCTCTTGTTCATATTTTAACTCCTAGGCGCTCTATTGACATATTGAGGGATGTGCATGCTACCAGGGAACAAAAGGAAGCCTTATATGTTGTTGTTTTTATCAGTGTTGATGGAGTTGGGAAATCTACTAATCTAGCCAAG GTTGCCTACTGGCTTCTGCAGCACGAGATCAATGTCATGATGGCTGCTTGTGACACATTCCGATCTGGAGCGGTTGAGCAACTGCGGACTCATGCGCGAAGGCTCCAGGTAGAACATTTGATTTTACAGCCTATTACCAGGCTATCTGGCTTCTTTACTCAGAGAGGGTTTgtttgttga
- the LOC108993141 gene encoding signal recognition particle receptor subunit alpha homolog isoform X2 yields the protein MFLSIAGKANLEKSDLEPALKALKDRLMKKNVAEEITEKLSESVAASLEGKKLASFTRISSTLQIAMEEALVHILTPRRSIDILRDVHATREQKEALYVVVFISVDGVGKSTNLAKVAYWLLQHEINVMMAACDTFRSGAVEQLRTHARRLQVEHLILQPITRLSGFFTQRGFVC from the exons ATGTTCCTAAG TATTGCGGGCAAAGCAAATCTGGAGAAGTCGGACCTGGAACCAGCTTTGAAAGCTCTCAAGGATAGGCTTATGAAGAAGAATGTG GCCGAGGAGATAACTGAGAAACTCTCTGAATCAGTGGCAGCGAGTCTTGAAGGGAAAAAGTTGGCTTCGTTTACAAGGATATCTTCAAC ACTGCAGATAGCAATGGAAGAAGCTCTTGTTCATATTTTAACTCCTAGGCGCTCTATTGACATATTGAGGGATGTGCATGCTACCAGGGAACAAAAGGAAGCCTTATATGTTGTTGTTTTTATCAGTGTTGATGGAGTTGGGAAATCTACTAATCTAGCCAAG GTTGCCTACTGGCTTCTGCAGCACGAGATCAATGTCATGATGGCTGCTTGTGACACATTCCGATCTGGAGCGGTTGAGCAACTGCGGACTCATGCGCGAAGGCTCCAGGTAGAACATTTGATTTTACAGCCTATTACCAGGCTATCTGGCTTCTTTACTCAGAGAGGGTTTgtttgttga
- the LOC108993091 gene encoding early nodulin-like protein 1, which produces MASNRALLYSLLLISLFLSFTEAREFLVGGKTNAWIIPASDSESLNKWAEGSRFQIGDSLVWNYDPSKDSVLQVSEKDYESCSTSSPIAIYKDGSSKVKLDRSGPFYFISGVEGHCEKGQKLATVVLSVRRRFSDVSPAPSPVESEGPAVAPTSDGMRLRGGLVVLGVVGMLVLF; this is translated from the exons ATGGCTTCAAACAGAGCTCTGCTATATTCACTGCTGCTCatatctctcttcctctccttcaCAGAAGCTAGAGAATTCTTGGTTGGAGGCAAGACCAATGCTTGGATAATCCCAGCCTCAGACTCAGAATCCCTTAACAAATGGGCCGAAGGCTCACGTTTTCAAATCGGAGACTCACTGG TTTGGAACTATGATCCAAGCAAGGACTCTGTGCTTCAGGTGAGCGAAAAAGACTACGAGAGTTGCAGTACTTCGAGTCCTATAGCAATATACAAAGATGGGAGCTCCAAGGTGAAGCTTGATAGATCAGGGCCATTCTATTTTATCAGTGGAGTTGAAGGCCACTGCGAGAAGGGCCAAAAATTGGCCACCGTAGTGTTGTCAGTGCGGCGTCGATTCTCCGATGTATCACCAGCACCTTCTCCGGTGGAATCGGAAGGCCCTGCGGTGGCTCCAACAAGTGATGGTATGAGGCTGAGGGGTGGTTTGGTGGTTTTGGGGGTTGTGGGAATGTTGGTGTTGTTCTGA
- the LOC108993221 gene encoding APO protein 2, chloroplastic — MMDCASSNPFSHGPIAFWRGKGILPTPRVDPFKVSFQRNHPELLKHDRHSDGLASLHSFQRSSSKIIVPLNSTNPALRLHQSYALVITSELPQNADFPRYYSRKEKKPFPTPVLELRRAARERFKNSKGRPKKPVPPPKNGLVVKSLVPLAYDVFNARITLINNLKKLLKVVRVHACSCCNEIHVGHVGHPFRSCRGQNANVRKGLHAWTNATVDDIVLSLEAYHLYDRLGKRIPHEERFSIPRIPAVVELCIQAGVNLHEFPTKRRRKPVIRIGKKEFVDADESELPDPVPEVPEEPLLTEIPDSEIVAPSDEDDVAWLGEETLKAWEKMRRGAKRLMKMYPVRVCGYCPEVHVGASGHKAQNCGSHKHQQRNGQHGWQSAVLDDLIPPRYVWHVPDVNGLPLQRELRNFYGQAPAVVEICIQAGAVVPDEYKSTMRLDVGIPSNVKEAEMVI, encoded by the exons ATGATGGACTGTGCTTCTTCTAATCCCTTTTCGCATGGTCCCATCGCATTTTGGCGAGGTAAAGGAATCCTTCCAACACCCAGAGTAGACCCATTTAAGGTTTCCTTCCAGAGGAATCATCCCGAACTCCTGAAGCATGACCGACACTCAGACGGTCTCGCTTCACTCCATTCTTTCCAG CGTAGTAGCAGTAAAATCATAGTaccattaaattctacaaatcCAGCACTGAGGTTGCACCAATCATATGCATTGGTCATCACAAGTGAACTTCCTCAAAATGCTGATTTTCCTCGCTACTATTCAAGGAAGGAGAAAAAGCCTTTTCCAACACCCGTATTGGAGCTGAGGCGGGCTGCCAGGGAGAGATTTAAAAACAGTAAAGGCCGGCCTAAAAAACCAGTCCCACCTCCAAAGAATGGGCTAGTTGTGAAGAGCCTTGTACCACTTGCTTATGACGTGTTCAATGCAAGGATAACATTGATTAACAATCTCAAGAAACTCTTAAAGGTTGTGCGTGTGCATGCTTGCAG CTGCTGCAATGAAATTCATGTGGGACACGTTGGGCATCCATTCAGATCTTGTAGGGGGCAAAATGCTAACGTCCGCAAGGGCCTTCATGCATGGACAAATGCAACTGTGGACGACATAGTCTTATCATTGGAAGCCTACCACCTCTATGATCGCCTAGGAAAGCGTATTCCTCATGAGGAGAGATTCTCAATTCCTCGAATTCCAGCAGTAGTTGAACTCTGCATCCAAGCTGGTGTCAATCTTCATGAGTTTCCAACAAAACGGAGAAGAAAGCCTGTCATTCGCATTGGGAAAAAGGAATTTGTTGATGCAGATGAAAGTGAACTACCGGATCCTGTTCCAGAAGTTCCTGAGGAACCATTATTAACCGAAATACCAGATTCAGAGATAGTAGCCCCATCTGATGAAGATGATGTAGCTTGGCTTGGAGAGGAAACACTAAAAGCTTGGGAAAAGATGAGGAGAGGTGCGAAGAGGCTCATGAAGATGTACCCTGTAAGGGTTTGTGGATATTGCCCGGAGGTGCATGTGGGTGCTAGTGGACACAAGGCACAGAACTGTGGGTCACACAAGCACCAGCAGCGGAATGGGCAGCATGGTTGGCAGTCGGCAGTGCTAGATGATTTGATACCACCTAGATATGTGTGGCATGTTCCTGATGTAAATGGACTGCCATTGCAACGGGAGCTCAGGAACTTCTATGGTCAAGCACCTGCGGTAGTCGAGATATGCATACAGGCCGGTGCTGTTGTGCCGGATGAGTACAAATCAACAATGAGGCTGGATGTAGGGATCCCCTCGAATGTTAAAGAAGCAGAAATGGTCATTTAA
- the LOC108993239 gene encoding 1-acyl-sn-glycerol-3-phosphate acyltransferase BAT2, chloroplastic-like, which yields MEVASDPPRTILHHFGFKESRSFAASSFFPSCSYKGLYTVCPPHKHAISINSTNSAQSSYLSVPRKYVSLSRHYFKPKEDLNRPYYDNRLHNGNRYVVVRSELAGTGNYDAEYPLSEHKLGSKIRGICFYAVTAFNAIFLFVLMLVAHPFVLLFDRYRRRFHHFIAKTWATFTVTPFLKIEYEGLENLPPDIPAIYISNHQSFLDIYTLFTLGRSFKFISKTSIFLYPIIGWAMFLMGTIPLKRMDSRSQLNCLKRCMYLIEKGASVFFFPEGTRSKDGKLGAFKKGAFSVSVKTKVPVVPITLKGTGKIMPAGMEGILNFGSVKVVIHKPMKGSDVDVLCNEARNIIEDELNRR from the exons ATGGAAGTCGCTTCCGACCCACCACGCACCATACTCCATCATTTTG GTTTTAAGGAATCGAGATCTTTCGCGGCATCGTCATTTTTTCCA TCATGCAGTTATAAAGGACTTTACACCGTATGCCCTCCACATAAACATGCAATTTCGATAAATTCTACGAACT CTGCTCAAAGTAGCTATTTATCTGTTCCAAGGAAGTATGTCAGTTTGTCGCGGCACTATTTTAAGCCAAAGGAGGATTTAAATAGACCGTATTATGATAATAGATTGCATAACGGAAATAGATACGTAGTTGTGAGATCTGAACTTGCTGGAACTGGGAACTATGATGCCGAGTACCCATTATCAG AACATAAGTTGGGCTCAAAAATTAGAGGAATATGCTTTTATGCTGTCACTGCTTTCAATGCCATCTTTCTGTTTGTGCTGATGCTGGTGGCACATCCATTTGTTCTCTTGTTTGATCGATACCGAAGaagatttcatcatttcattGCCAAAACTTGGGCAACTTTCACTGTCACTCCATTTCTTAAAATCGAGTATGAGGGATTGGAGAATCTGCCTCCTGATATtcctgctatatatatatccaaccaCCAGAGCTTTCTAGACATCTATACTCTTTTCACTCTGGGCAGAAGCTTCAAGTTCATCAGCAAGACTTCAATATTCCTCTATCCCATTATTGGTTGGGCCATGTTTCTGATGGGTACCATTCCTTTGAAGCGCATGGACAGCAGAAGCCAGTTG AACTGTCTTAAGCGATGCATGTATCTTATAGAGAAGGGGGCctctgtcttcttcttcccagAAGGAACACGGAGTAAAGATGGAAAATTAGGTGCTTTCAAG AAAGGTGCATTCAGTGTTTCAGTAAAAACCAAAGTGCCAGTGGTACCTATTACCCTCAAGGGAACTGGGAAAATCATGCCTGCAGGAATGGAGGGTATCTTGAATTTTGGTTCCGTGAAAGTTGTTATCCATAAGCCTATGAAAGGAAGTGATGTAGACGTGCTATGCAATGAGGCTAGAAACATAATTGAAGATGAGCTCAATCGCCGATGA